Proteins encoded within one genomic window of Pedobacter africanus:
- a CDS encoding FecR family protein yields the protein MEKKEFQELYQLWLQGKMTGKEWALFQKAVTDVKNDLVLDGLIEADLNSNEFNSVLSDQELNLAYQRVLEKVDVKPLKLKVNHFFTNAKKWQMAAVASVLIVLSIGLWIYNAGPGTGKSGTNKNSYSANDIAPGGNKATLTLANGKTITLSDAKSGVVIDAGKLSYNDGSPLNDDLTGDVKDELMEINTPKGGQYELTLPDGSKIWLNAASTLKFPKTFSGQPGRTVELSGEAYFEVAKDKLHPFRVKSAGQEVEVLGTHFNVNAYRDEAHIKTTLLEGKVKVNDAAILSPNEEAVVAGGKIKINQVNAQEAVAWKNGEFMFNDEQLGIIMRKIARWYDLEIRYQDENMQTQLFGGTITKFGNVSDVLRMLELTGGVHFKIEGRRIIVNR from the coding sequence GGCAAGGAATGGGCTTTGTTTCAGAAAGCAGTTACTGATGTAAAAAATGATTTGGTTTTGGATGGGCTGATTGAAGCGGATTTAAACAGCAATGAATTCAATTCTGTTTTATCTGATCAGGAACTGAACTTGGCTTATCAGAGGGTTCTTGAGAAGGTTGATGTAAAGCCTTTAAAATTAAAGGTTAATCATTTCTTTACCAATGCAAAAAAATGGCAGATGGCGGCGGTAGCCTCTGTGCTTATCGTTTTGAGTATAGGCCTGTGGATTTACAATGCGGGGCCTGGTACAGGCAAAAGCGGAACAAACAAGAACAGCTATTCAGCTAATGACATTGCACCGGGGGGGAATAAAGCAACCTTAACCCTGGCCAATGGAAAGACCATTACATTAAGTGATGCTAAAAGTGGAGTGGTAATAGATGCTGGAAAACTTAGTTATAATGATGGATCTCCATTAAATGACGACCTGACAGGAGATGTGAAAGATGAGTTGATGGAGATCAATACACCAAAAGGAGGGCAATATGAACTTACTCTTCCGGATGGGAGCAAAATATGGCTTAACGCTGCCAGCACCCTTAAATTCCCCAAAACTTTCTCTGGCCAACCTGGCAGGACTGTTGAGCTGAGTGGCGAAGCCTATTTTGAAGTAGCCAAGGATAAATTACATCCATTTAGGGTAAAAAGTGCAGGTCAGGAAGTGGAAGTATTAGGGACGCATTTTAATGTCAATGCGTATCGTGATGAGGCTCACATAAAAACCACCTTGCTTGAAGGTAAGGTAAAGGTAAATGACGCTGCTATATTAAGCCCTAATGAGGAAGCGGTAGTGGCGGGTGGAAAGATAAAAATAAACCAGGTTAATGCACAGGAAGCTGTTGCATGGAAAAATGGAGAATTTATGTTCAATGATGAGCAATTGGGGATCATCATGCGGAAAATAGCCAGATGGTATGATTTGGAAATACGGTATCAGGATGAAAATATGCAAACTCAGTTATTTGGAGGAACTATAACCAAGTTCGGAAATGTATCTGACGTTTTAAGAATGCTGGAATTAACAGGGGGCGTGCATTTTAAAATTGAAGGAAGGAGGATAATAGTGAACAGATAA